The Populus alba chromosome 4, ASM523922v2, whole genome shotgun sequence genome contains a region encoding:
- the LOC118047285 gene encoding dof zinc finger protein DOF1.4, protein MLGNCEKMVVISSTTNEWPQNQIDEKSLMESTGKLMERPSEEVLSQPQQQQQQQQQALKCPRCDSSNTKFCYYNNYSLSQPRHFCKACKRYWTRGGTLRNVPVGGGCRKNKRVRRPASAAEGANNSVSSANPNPQTSIDHISPTSNHINPLFYGLTSSNPSEMDLPFPGRFNSRVYSAVSGYHDLQPQLNALALGFSSGIMSTNDANGFNPTKQIQDVVTSNSLLSSYSNLFGSSTTSTNTTSPTMASLLASSFNQQKSTRAPNQYQSLTVPFEDLQMSGNSESGAGMKGVKIEHDQNRSNWNVPCQNQIEQVGFSDPSMYWNTTNIVGSWHDPANMGSSVLL, encoded by the exons ATGTTAGGCAACTGTGAGAAGATGGTTGTCATCTCTTCAACTACTAACGAATGGCCACAG AATCAGATAGATGAGAAAAGCCTAATGGAATCAACAGGTAAACTAATGGAGAGACCAAGTGAAGAAGTACTTTCACAaccacagcagcagcagcagcagcagcaacaagcTCTCAAGTGTCCTCGCTGTGACTCCTCAAACACCAAGTTCTGTTACTATAACAACTACAGCTTATCTCAGCCAAGACACTTTTGCAAGGCTTGCAAGAGATACTGGACGAGAGGTGGTACTTTAAGGAATGTTCCTGTTGGTGGTGGATGTAGAAAGAACAAGCGTGTCAGGAGACCAGCCTCAGCCGCTGAAGGAGCTAATAATTCAGTTTCTAGTGCAAATCCTAATCCTCAAACCTCAATTGACCATATTTCTCCAACTTCAAATCATATTAATCCTTTGTTTTACGGGTTAACTAGCAGTAACCCATCAGAGATGGACCTTCCATTTCCTGGTAGGTTCAATTCAAGGGTGTATTCAGCTGTTTCTGGGTATCATGATCTCCAGCCTCAGTTAAATGCTCTTGCATTAGGGTTTTCATCAGGAATCATGAGTACTAATGATGCTAACGGGTTTAACCCTACTAAGCAAATCCAAGATGTGGTCACTTCAAATTCTCTTCTTTCAAGTTATTCCAATCTCTTTGGCTCCTCCACAACTTCCACCAACACAACCTCTCCAACTATGGCTTCTTTGCTTGCCTCTAGCTTCAACCAACAAAAGAGTACTAGAGCACCTAACCAGTACCAAAGCTTGACAGTCCCCTTTGAGGACTTGCAAATGAGTGGCAATAGTGAATCTGGGGCTGGTATGAAAGGGGTGAAAATTGAGCATGATCAAAATAGGTCGAACTGGAATGTGCCATGCCAGAATCAGATAGAACAAGTTGGCTTCTCAGATCCTTCAATGTATTGGAACACTACCAATATTGTGGGTTCATGGCATGATCCAGCTAATATGGGGTCCTCAGTACTTCTTTGA